In a genomic window of Vibrio gigantis:
- the gloA2 gene encoding SMU1112c/YaeR family gloxylase I-like metalloprotein — MLKGIHHAAIICSNYELSKRFYTEVLQLEVIAENYREARQSYKLDLALPNGAQIELFSFPDAPERPSFPEAQGLRHLAFCVDDVQQVKSYLEGHGIDVEPIRVDEFTGKSFTFFADPDGLPLELYEI, encoded by the coding sequence ATGCTAAAAGGAATCCACCACGCGGCAATCATCTGTTCCAATTACGAGCTATCGAAACGCTTTTACACTGAAGTTTTACAACTGGAAGTGATAGCTGAGAATTACCGAGAAGCGCGCCAGTCTTACAAACTTGATCTAGCACTGCCTAATGGTGCTCAAATAGAGTTGTTTAGCTTCCCTGATGCACCTGAAAGGCCTAGCTTTCCAGAAGCTCAAGGGTTAAGACATTTAGCCTTTTGCGTTGATGACGTTCAACAAGTAAAAAGTTATTTAGAAGGACATGGAATCGACGTCGAACCGATTCGAGTTGATGAGTTTACGGGGAAGTCATTCACGTTTTTCGCAGACCCAGACGGTCTGCCGCTAGAGCTTTATGAAATATAG
- a CDS encoding PepSY-associated TM helix domain-containing protein: MLRNESQTTVKAQATSQSTSSATSSSKTDIQSKERNKTLYFLTWRWHFYAGLFVIPFMLMLSITGLVMLFDDEIELAFHQEAIEIAVSGEPIKVSQQLAAVQNQYPQSSVTQFVPSKAPDLANRFSVSLEDGTSVFATVNQYTGEVVGEVPRSDSLYQLANDIHGTLLIGDWGDYLIEVAISLSILLLVSGIYLWLPRDNASRAGFLKLRVSSGTRVLMRDLHANIGGTLSLVLLLFILSGLAWTGFWGGKLVQAWSTFPAQMWDDIPLSDKTHASLNHGSEEELPWNLEQTPLPLSQDKPAEHVHHVEEASEPHDHSKMGDDHSMHVMSASSFAIDDVIEKARALGFTQYKVNFPRSETGVYTVTANTMGGDIIDPTQDRTTHLDQYSGRILGEVTWQDYNFIAKTLAVGISLHQGDISIINKLLNALFCLAFIVVSVTGGVMWWMRRPSGQRKLGAPPKFGDAGLWKAGLVSVVVISVLFPLAGATIVTAMIFDWLLFSRVEKFKTALS; encoded by the coding sequence CGCAATAAAACCCTCTACTTTCTCACCTGGCGCTGGCATTTCTATGCTGGGCTGTTCGTTATCCCATTTATGTTGATGCTAAGTATTACTGGCTTAGTGATGTTGTTTGACGATGAGATCGAATTAGCTTTTCATCAAGAGGCGATTGAAATTGCAGTATCCGGTGAGCCGATCAAGGTTTCGCAGCAGTTAGCGGCAGTGCAAAATCAATATCCACAAAGTTCGGTGACACAGTTTGTACCAAGCAAAGCGCCTGATTTGGCGAACCGATTTTCAGTCTCTCTGGAAGATGGCACATCGGTTTTTGCCACTGTGAATCAATATACAGGTGAAGTCGTCGGTGAAGTTCCACGCAGCGACAGCCTGTACCAGTTGGCAAACGACATCCACGGCACGTTATTGATTGGCGATTGGGGTGATTATCTGATTGAAGTCGCAATCAGCTTGTCGATTCTGTTGCTCGTCAGTGGAATTTACCTATGGTTGCCACGCGACAATGCGAGCCGTGCAGGCTTTCTTAAGTTGAGAGTGTCATCTGGGACACGTGTACTGATGCGTGATCTGCATGCGAACATCGGTGGCACGTTATCTCTTGTTCTGTTGCTATTTATCCTTTCTGGTTTGGCGTGGACAGGTTTCTGGGGTGGTAAGCTAGTCCAAGCATGGAGCACTTTTCCTGCTCAAATGTGGGACGATATTCCGCTGTCTGATAAGACACACGCATCGCTTAACCATGGCTCGGAAGAGGAGCTTCCATGGAACTTGGAACAGACACCATTGCCGTTGTCCCAAGATAAACCTGCCGAACATGTACATCATGTGGAAGAGGCGTCCGAACCTCATGATCACTCTAAGATGGGCGATGACCACTCTATGCATGTCATGTCTGCGAGTAGCTTTGCCATTGATGATGTCATTGAGAAAGCACGAGCTCTTGGCTTCACTCAGTACAAGGTAAACTTCCCACGTTCAGAAACCGGTGTCTACACGGTGACAGCGAACACCATGGGCGGCGATATCATCGACCCAACTCAAGATCGTACCACGCACCTAGACCAATATTCAGGTCGTATCCTTGGTGAAGTGACCTGGCAAGATTACAACTTTATCGCCAAGACATTAGCGGTCGGTATTTCTCTGCATCAGGGTGATATTAGTATCATCAACAAGCTTTTAAACGCCTTGTTCTGCTTGGCTTTCATCGTGGTATCAGTAACTGGCGGTGTGATGTGGTGGATGCGTAGACCATCAGGTCAACGTAAGCTTGGCGCGCCACCTAAGTTTGGCGATGCTGGCCTATGGAAAGCTGGTTTGGTGAGTGTTGTTGTGATTTCAGTGCTATTTCCTCTCGCGGGAGCAACGATTGTCACAGCTATGATATTTGACTGGCTACTTTTCTCACGTGTTGAGAAGTTCAAAACGGCGTTGAGCTAA